A window of Pullulanibacillus sp. KACC 23026 genomic DNA:
TCGAACCGTCTTTATTGAAAACATGGCCATCACCACCATGCATGGAAATCTTACTTCTACCGAGAAATTCATTTCGCAAAATGAGGAAGGGCGCAAAATGGTGCATAACGCTCGCACTCAACTGATTCAAGACTGGTACGATCAAGAAGTCCCACCTGGTTTGGAAGACCTAGTTGGAGCGAAATTAACGCATTTATTTTCGGATATCAAAGTCGATCAAGACATGGCTGTATCTGTTTTTATTTTTGAACACCCTATTGTCTAGGAGGGCAAACCATGGAACCAATTGTAAAAAAAATAGGCAACATCATTCATTATGAAAATGGACAAACCGAAGAAAGAGAAGATCTGATTGTAACGGAACATCCCGTTACAATTAAGCTTAACGGGGAAGAATTCGCTACTCTGGTGTGCACACCAGAGTACACGGAAGATATGGTCATCGGTTTTTTAGCTTCTGAAGGTGTCATTCATTCTTTTGATGACATTGATGATATTTGGTCACAAGATGAAGAAGGTTTTGTTCATGTAAAGACTGACAAATTCAATCCCCTCTTTCAGCAATTTCATAGTAAGCGCTATATTACGTCTTGCTGCGGGAAGAGTCGCCAGGGCTTTGTCTTTTTTAACGATGCACGTATTGCCAAACGCTTGCATGATGTTGATCTGACTCTAACATTTGATGACTGCTTTCGATTTATGAAAGATATGCAGGAGAAGGCGACCATGTTCAATCAGACAGGCGGCGTTCATAATGCGGCTCTCTATGATTCGAATGGCCTGGTCCTCTCACGAATGGATATTGGCCGTCACAATGCACTTGATAAAATCTATGGCTACTGTCTAAAGAATCATATTTCCATGTCAGATAAAGTAGTGGCATTCAGTGGCAGAATTTCCTCTGAAATTTTATTAAAAGTCTCAAAACTGGGCTGCTCGGTTATTTTATCAAAATCAGCACCCACCGCTCTCAGCCTTGAGCTTGCTAACAACTTAGGGATAACAACGGTTGGTTTTATCCGTGGAAACTCGTGCAATGTCTACACTCATTCGCATAGAATTACTCTAAATTAAATGTTTTAAAATTTTTATTCTTGACAAACCTGTGAACTCAAAATAGAATTTTATTTGAACTTAATAACTAATTTTAAGTAAGTGAAGGATCCGTATACATAAATGCTCGTCCTTTACATGAGGAATACTTATGCCATTGATACTAATCTCTTGTTAAAGAATAGGTATTAACCAGCACGACTAGCTATTGTTCCGTATATCTAGTAAGGCTGGTTTTTATATGAATTCAGATGACCCTGTTAATGAGGTGCTCAATTAAGAAAACGCTTTCTTTTATCGATTATCTTTGAAGGCCTTGTCAGGTTCCATCTGAAATAAAAAGACATAAGGAGGAAATATCATGTTTAATTCACCTTCACAAATTGCCGAATTAGCGATCGAAGCTGGTGTGAAAAAAGCAAAAATGTCTGTACCTAATATCCTAATCTTGAGCTTCTTTGCAGGTGCATTTATTGCATTTGGATTTATGCTGGATATTAAAGTTACGACTGGAACACCAGCCGAATGGGGCGGCTTCACTTCTTTCTTAGGCGCTGCTGTCTTCCCAATCGGACTCGTATTGACCCTTCTTGCAGGGGGAGAGTTATTAACTGGGAACTTTATGACAGTCCCAATGGCTTGGTTTGCTAGAAAAATCAGCTTTGGTGCCCTTCTCAGAAACTGGATTCTTGTCCTCATTGGTAACTTTATTGGATCCATTTTTGTCGCTTATGTATTTGGTGATCTTGCGCAAATTGCAAATGCAGGTCCTGTTGCAGACAAAGTAGCTGCTGTTGCAACAGCAAAAGATTCTCTTCATTTCGGCGTTGCCTTCGCCTCTGCCATCGGCTGTAACTGGCTTGTCTGTTTGGGCGTTTGGTTAAACTTTGGAGCGAAAGATTTTGCTGGGAAAATCCTTGGTATTTGGTTCCCAATCATGACTTTCGTTGCAATTGGCTTCCAACACGTTGTCGCAAACATGTATATCGTTCCACAAGCGATTTTCAATGGTGCTGAAACTTGGGGTCATTATTTCCCTAACCTCATTTCAGTCCTTCTAGGTAACATCGTCGGCGGCGCTATCTTCGTAGGTCTTGCTTACTTCATCGTCTATAAGAAAGACATTGAGGCGAGCCAAGACGCTCAAGTTAAAAAATCAGCTTAATTATTAAAACCCTCCTGAGTCATCAGGAGGGTTTGTTATTTCTTCTATTGTGTCCACCTTTATCTGCTACGACCTAAACCAGCCTTTATATTTAAACCAGCCAATCATCCCCAGAGTCACAGCAACCATGACAATCCAACAAGCCAAATACCCATACCTAAAGTGGAGCTCCGGCATATGGTCAAAGTTCATCCCATACACACCAACAATAAATGTCAGTGGAATAAAAATTGACGAGATTACCGTTAGGGTCATCATCACCGAATTCATCCGATTAGAGTTCAGTGAAAAATAACTGTCTCGCATATCTGCTGTCATATCACGACTTGATTCAATAATTTCAGTCAATCGCAATAAATGATCATAAATGTCATTAAAATAAGCTTTATGCTCAGCAATCTCCTCTAAACGTTCTGAATATAGCATTCGGTAAAGCAATTCCCGCATGGACTGAAAAGAACGTCTTAATTTAAGCAAGTCCTTTCGCATGTCAAATAGCTGATCAATCAAATCCTGGTTAATGCGAACTTCCATTTCATCGTCTAGATCATTAAGCTGATCTTCAATTTGATAAGCCGCTGGAAAATAAAGGTCCACAATATGATCAAGAACATGATAAAGGATAAGAGCAGGATTCTTCCTTTTCATTTGTGGAACACGCTCCCACACTTCATCAATTTCCCTAATTGGAGTTAGGTGGAAGCTGACGATATAATTAGTTGAAACAAATAAATCGACCTCAGATATATCTAACGTTTTGTAATCTAATGAGTGGAAGACATAAAAATTATAACCTTCATAATAATCCAGTTTAGGGCGCTGCAAAAAGTGCATACAGTCCTCTATAGCAAGAGGATGAAAGTGGAAAAACCGATCCAACTCTTGAGCTTCTTCATCCGTTGGCTTTGAAAAATCAACCCAAAACCATTTAATCCCTGGCTGTTTTAGATCGGATAGCTCAATATCTTTTAAAAGCTCGCCAGTATCTGTAATTGCAAGGGTACTAATCGTCATCAGAAAGTATTCCTTTCTTCTTCAATCCGTAATATGTATGCGTTTCAAAAAGATTAACAAAGTCCTTCTTCAAAAATTCGTGTTTAGGAATCACCCGCAAATTCCTTTTGGAAAGGGAACATCTTAATCCGAGAAAGCCCCTATTTAGCTCTACCTCCCAGCTATTTTTATTAATCCCGCTAATTGGCATGTCTATTTTCGGGGACATGCTCATAGATTTTTGTTGGAGGCGACGCTATGAAAACAAAACAAACAGGGCTTGGTGCTCTCTACCTAATCCTTTTCTTATCTTCTCTAAGTTTACATGTTCAAATGCCAATTTTCACCCCTTATGCCATCGCACTTGGGGCCACAAGTTTTTTTATTAGTATTATGATGAGCTGTTCCTCATTTACAAGCTTCTGGGGTCACCTGATCGCAGGACCGCTTATTGATAAAATTGGAAAGAAAAGCTTTATTGTCGTTCCGTTATTCATCACTGCCATTCTAATAACCGCTTATGCCTATGTAAGCAGTCCTGTTATGCTCCTTGTGATAAAAGTGAGTGATGCCCTTGTGCTTTCTTTTATGGGCCCAGCAGCGCTTTCTTTATTATCAGCTTATGCAAGAAACAGCCGGGAGCAAGGGAAAAACATGGCCATCCATGGATTAATGGGCACCATAGCAAATATTATAGCCCCCATTTTAGGCGGTAAGCTGGACAGCCTTTTTGGCTATAAAGAAACCTTCCATCTAATTGGAATCAGTTTGTTTGTTGCTGGCGCTATTGCCATCTTCTTTGTTAAAGAAGCCGATGCGATTGTGGTCCATAAGAAGGGCGCCACACGAATCAAGACAGTTTTATCAGAGAAGGGGTTTTTTTCCATTTTGTTAATCGGTTTTGCCATGATGTACGGATCAGGCACTCTTCATTTCGAACTGCCTTTTTTGACCGTCGAACGGGGCTTATCCACCTACCAAACGGGGCTGTTATTTAGCTATATGGGGCTTGGAACCCTCTCCGTCTTAATTTTGTTTGGTCTTCAGCGAATTTCTGCCTTTATCCGAACTATAACGGGGCTCATTTTATTGTGTTTAATCTATTTCCAGCTGGCTGCCCATTTGGGACATCTTCACCTCGGCGCCTCGCTTTTTTGTTTAGGTGCCGTTATGGGACTATTATTCCCGGCACTCACAACCTTGCTCTCAGAAAAAGTGAGTGCTTCCCAATTTGGGACAGCATTTGGCCTTCTATCCGCTGCCTTTTCGCTCGGATTTATTGTAAGCTCCTTGGCTGCCGGGGTCCTCAGAACTCACCTTTCCCCCTATTTCTTAGTCTTTGCAACCTTAGTTGTCGCCATTACTTACAGCATTTATGATCATTTGAAAGAATCGCCGACCTCAACGGTTGAAACATAATTGGAATTGGGTTGCCGATTCCAGGGGCGTGGGTGAACCCTAGGGCGTGGGCGAACCGCCATTTAGCGTATTCTCGTTACGCCTATTTCATTTAGGCGTAACGGCATTTCCCTATTCCCTAATTTTTCGCCGTTTTCCCGGGCATTAGCGTATTCTCGTTACGCCTATTTCATTTAGGCGTAACGTCATTTCCCTATTCCCTAATTTTTCGCCGTTTTCCGAGGTTTAGCGTATTCTCGTTACGCCTATTTCATTTAGGCGTAACGTCATTTCTCTATTTCCTAATTTTCCGCCGTTTTCCGAGGTTTAGCGTATTCTCGTTACGCCTATTTCATTTAGGCGTAACGGCATTTCCCTATTCCCTAATTTTTCGCTGTTTTCCGGGGTTTAGCGTATTCTCGTTACGCCTATTTCATTTAGGCGTAACGCCATTTCCCTATTTCCTAATTTTTCGCTGTTTCCCGAGGTTTAGCGTATTCTCGTTACGCCTATTTCATTTAGGCGTAACGCCATTTCCCTATTTCCTAATTTTTCGCTGTTTCCCGAGGTTTAGCGTATTCTCGTTACGCCTATTTCATTTAGGCGTAACGGCATTTCCCTATTTCCCAATTTTTCGCCGTTTTCCGGGGTTTAGCGTATTCTCGTTACGCCTATTTCATTTAGGCATAACGGCATTTCCCTATCCCCTAATTTTTCGCTGTTTTCCGAGGTTTAGCGTATTCTCGTTACGCCTATTTCATTTAGGCGTAACGTCATTTCCCTATTTCCCAATTTTTCGCCGTTTTCCGGGGTTTAGCGTATTCTCGTTACGCCTATTTCATT
This region includes:
- a CDS encoding DUF2294 domain-containing protein: MKKEMAFNEIIRKVRKDLFGKGPERIRTVFIENMAITTMHGNLTSTEKFISQNEEGRKMVHNARTQLIQDWYDQEVPPGLEDLVGAKLTHLFSDIKVDQDMAVSVFIFEHPIV
- the fdhD gene encoding formate dehydrogenase accessory sulfurtransferase FdhD, which encodes MEPIVKKIGNIIHYENGQTEEREDLIVTEHPVTIKLNGEEFATLVCTPEYTEDMVIGFLASEGVIHSFDDIDDIWSQDEEGFVHVKTDKFNPLFQQFHSKRYITSCCGKSRQGFVFFNDARIAKRLHDVDLTLTFDDCFRFMKDMQEKATMFNQTGGVHNAALYDSNGLVLSRMDIGRHNALDKIYGYCLKNHISMSDKVVAFSGRISSEILLKVSKLGCSVILSKSAPTALSLELANNLGITTVGFIRGNSCNVYTHSHRITLN
- a CDS encoding formate/nitrite transporter family protein translates to MMFNSPSQIAELAIEAGVKKAKMSVPNILILSFFAGAFIAFGFMLDIKVTTGTPAEWGGFTSFLGAAVFPIGLVLTLLAGGELLTGNFMTVPMAWFARKISFGALLRNWILVLIGNFIGSIFVAYVFGDLAQIANAGPVADKVAAVATAKDSLHFGVAFASAIGCNWLVCLGVWLNFGAKDFAGKILGIWFPIMTFVAIGFQHVVANMYIVPQAIFNGAETWGHYFPNLISVLLGNIVGGAIFVGLAYFIVYKKDIEASQDAQVKKSA
- the corA gene encoding magnesium/cobalt transporter CorA codes for the protein MTISTLAITDTGELLKDIELSDLKQPGIKWFWVDFSKPTDEEAQELDRFFHFHPLAIEDCMHFLQRPKLDYYEGYNFYVFHSLDYKTLDISEVDLFVSTNYIVSFHLTPIREIDEVWERVPQMKRKNPALILYHVLDHIVDLYFPAAYQIEDQLNDLDDEMEVRINQDLIDQLFDMRKDLLKLRRSFQSMRELLYRMLYSERLEEIAEHKAYFNDIYDHLLRLTEIIESSRDMTADMRDSYFSLNSNRMNSVMMTLTVISSIFIPLTFIVGVYGMNFDHMPELHFRYGYLACWIVMVAVTLGMIGWFKYKGWFRS
- a CDS encoding MFS transporter; its protein translation is MKTKQTGLGALYLILFLSSLSLHVQMPIFTPYAIALGATSFFISIMMSCSSFTSFWGHLIAGPLIDKIGKKSFIVVPLFITAILITAYAYVSSPVMLLVIKVSDALVLSFMGPAALSLLSAYARNSREQGKNMAIHGLMGTIANIIAPILGGKLDSLFGYKETFHLIGISLFVAGAIAIFFVKEADAIVVHKKGATRIKTVLSEKGFFSILLIGFAMMYGSGTLHFELPFLTVERGLSTYQTGLLFSYMGLGTLSVLILFGLQRISAFIRTITGLILLCLIYFQLAAHLGHLHLGASLFCLGAVMGLLFPALTTLLSEKVSASQFGTAFGLLSAAFSLGFIVSSLAAGVLRTHLSPYFLVFATLVVAITYSIYDHLKESPTSTVET